The following proteins are encoded in a genomic region of Xanthomonas citri pv. mangiferaeindicae:
- a CDS encoding glyoxalase codes for MSQTVIPQLRMTDAARSLAFYAALGFRVDWEHRFEPGLPLFAQLTRDGQTLFLSGHAGDGAVGGAVYFKVADVDVCAHAFAAAGVAILQPPHDTDWGTREMLLVDPDHNRLRFAQHPD; via the coding sequence ATGAGCCAGACCGTCATCCCGCAGCTGCGCATGACCGATGCCGCGCGCAGCCTCGCGTTCTACGCCGCGCTCGGGTTCCGGGTCGACTGGGAGCATCGCTTCGAACCCGGGCTGCCGCTGTTCGCGCAGCTCACCCGCGACGGCCAGACGCTGTTCCTGAGCGGGCACGCCGGCGATGGCGCAGTCGGCGGCGCGGTCTACTTCAAAGTGGCCGACGTCGACGTCTGCGCGCACGCGTTCGCGGCCGCAGGCGTTGCGATCCTGCAACCGCCGCACGACACCGACTGGGGCACGCGCGAGATGCTGCTCGTCGACCCCGACCACAACCGGCTGCGCTTTGCGCAGCACCCCGACTGA